Proteins encoded in a region of the Anopheles ziemanni chromosome 2, idAnoZiCoDA_A2_x.2, whole genome shotgun sequence genome:
- the LOC131289512 gene encoding uncharacterized protein LOC131289512: MKVILVLCGVALAASLSAAAPQPLVDDPEVELPSFMEICYRDGPELGECIKNTIQRMLPEMQVGIESLGFPSLDPFVSKSTYIDYKRNQMSASMHVKNAKTFGMSKAQIMDVHASATDKTLNLEVDVRFPQILIEGFFKGEGRFNSIKLASKGYFNNSMTDVTTTWKMAGKVTERNGEEYLQIDSFDMSPEVGDMKIYATGLFPDPELNQIALEFVNQYWPMMYKELLPASRQVWEPVMIEVVNKIFLRVPYRRLLPKQE; encoded by the exons ATGAAAGTGATTCTGGTTTTGTGTGGCGTCGCGCTTGCCGCGAGCCTCTCCGCCGCCGCCCCGCAGCCCCTCGTTGACGATCCGGAGGTGGAGTTGC CATCGTTCATGGAAATCTGTTACCGCGATGGCCCTGAACTCGGCGAGTGCATCAAGAACACGATCCAGCGTATGTTGCCGGAAATGCAG GTTGGAATCGAATCGCTAGGCTTCCCGTCGCTGGACCCGTTCGTGTCCAAGAGCACTTACATCGACTACAAGCGCAATCAGATGTCCGCCTCGATGCACGTTAAGAACGCCAAGACGTTCGGCATGAGCAAGGCCCAGATTATGGACGTCCATGCGTCGGCCACGGATAAGACGCTCAACCTGGAGGTGGACGTCCGCTTCCCACAGATCCTCATCGAGGGTTTCTTCAAGGGCGAAGGCCGCTTCAACAGCATTAAGCTGGCATCGAAGGGTTACTTCAACAACAGCATGA CTGATGTCACCACCACCTGGAAGATGGCCGGCAAGGTCACGGAGCGCAACGGCGAGGAGTACCTGCAGATCGACAGCTTCGACATGAGCCCGGAGGTTGGCGACATGAAGATTTACGCTACCGGCCTGTTCCCCGATCCCGAACTCA ACCAGATTGCGCTGGAATTTGTCAACCAGTACTGGCCAATGATGTACAAGGAACTGCTCCCGGCCAGCCGGCAGGTGTGGGAACCGGTGATGATTGAGGTGGTCAACAAGATTTTCCTGCGTGTTCCCTACCGACGACTTCTGCCGAAGCAGGAGTAA